The following are encoded in a window of Brevibacillus sp. DP1.3A genomic DNA:
- a CDS encoding acyl-CoA dehydrogenase family protein gives MSHVLDLTQEERQAQIVEEAERFAAEQIGPRARVFDEAGVLADDLIQDMATRGYLTANFPTEYGGLGLDPVHYGLFQQAIGKADCSTRTLITVHSALCGESLLRWGNKEQKELWLPRMAKGEALAAFALSEPNVGTDAKSIETRYRKVGDTYVLNGNKKWISFGDKADLFVVIAGNDQGQISAFLVERAFPGITTKPLKGMLAGRATHIAMIEFDNVEVPAANLVGNEGGGFTYVVSTALDHGRYSIAWAGVSIAQEAVNQMGSYARERKQFGKRLAEFQLIKGIIADATTETHAARALCLKAGEMRKSKAQDAVMETTMAKYYASKVAMKVATDCVQVHGGNGCISDYPAERLFREAKMLEIIEGTSQIQQEIISGYALRKYTKACNQ, from the coding sequence ATGAGCCACGTTCTCGACCTGACACAAGAGGAACGTCAAGCGCAGATCGTTGAAGAAGCGGAACGGTTTGCAGCAGAACAGATCGGTCCGCGTGCTCGTGTGTTTGATGAAGCAGGGGTGCTAGCAGACGATTTGATTCAAGATATGGCGACTCGCGGATACTTGACCGCCAACTTCCCGACTGAGTACGGCGGACTCGGCTTGGACCCGGTACATTACGGCTTGTTCCAGCAGGCGATCGGCAAGGCGGACTGCTCAACTCGCACTTTGATCACGGTTCATTCGGCCTTGTGTGGTGAGAGCTTGCTCCGCTGGGGCAATAAGGAGCAAAAGGAATTGTGGTTGCCGCGAATGGCAAAAGGTGAGGCGCTGGCCGCATTTGCTTTGTCCGAGCCGAATGTAGGGACGGACGCAAAGTCTATCGAAACGCGATATCGCAAGGTGGGCGACACCTACGTCTTGAACGGCAACAAAAAGTGGATTTCCTTTGGGGACAAAGCGGATCTGTTCGTGGTGATTGCGGGCAATGATCAGGGACAGATTTCTGCATTTCTCGTCGAGCGCGCTTTTCCTGGTATAACCACTAAGCCGCTAAAGGGGATGCTCGCTGGACGAGCAACGCACATCGCGATGATCGAGTTCGACAACGTGGAAGTGCCAGCCGCGAATTTGGTCGGCAATGAAGGTGGCGGCTTCACGTACGTTGTTTCGACGGCGCTTGATCACGGACGCTACAGTATCGCGTGGGCGGGAGTATCGATCGCCCAAGAGGCGGTCAACCAGATGGGGTCATATGCTCGTGAGCGCAAGCAATTTGGCAAGCGTTTGGCGGAATTCCAATTGATCAAAGGTATTATCGCCGACGCAACCACCGAAACACATGCGGCGCGTGCCCTGTGTCTGAAAGCGGGAGAAATGCGCAAGAGCAAAGCGCAGGACGCAGTCATGGAGACGACAATGGCGAAGTACTACGCATCGAAAGTGGCAATGAAGGTGGCGACTGACTGCGTGCAGGTACACGGTGGCAACGGATGTATCTCGGATTACCCAGCGGAACGCTTGTTTCGCGAGGCCAAGATGCTCGAGATCATCGAAGGTACTTCGCAGATTCAGCAGGAGATCATCTCTGGATATGCTCTGCGTAAATACACCAAAGCTTGTAATCAATAA
- a CDS encoding acyl carrier protein: MELNQKIRSFIESQLVVFEDEAKFEDDDNIFEMGFVNSLFAMQLLEYIESEFNMTVDNDDLDIKNFSTVNNIAALINRKVG; encoded by the coding sequence ATGGAACTCAACCAAAAAATTCGTTCGTTTATTGAATCTCAACTGGTCGTATTTGAAGATGAAGCAAAATTCGAAGACGACGACAACATTTTCGAAATGGGGTTTGTGAACTCGTTGTTTGCGATGCAATTGCTGGAATACATTGAGTCGGAGTTCAACATGACCGTAGACAACGATGATCTTGATATCAAAAACTTTTCCACCGTCAACAACATCGCAGCTCTCATCAACAGAAAGGTTGGATAA
- a CDS encoding HAD family hydrolase yields the protein MSSKGQEIKCVVWDLDHTIWDGVLLESENVSLKEGIVEILELLDSRGILQSIASKNNYNDAMCKLREFGIDHYFLYPQIHWNVKSQSIAAIREKLNIGIDTFVFVDDQSFERDEVASVYSEVFCMDALEYEELPAHPRLNPKFITEDSKRRRLMYLEDMQRNHEEEEYQGPKESFLASLQMSFIISDCEEEDLKRAEELTQRTNQLNSTGRTFDYDELNAFRHSDQHRLLVCELTDCYGSYGKIGLALIELTETHWHLQLMLMSCRVMSRGVGTILMSHIMQQAKQDGKKLLADFKQTDRNRMMYVTYRFANFKEIENDRQGNILFENDLSTIQPFPPYIEVNVRETEYIG from the coding sequence GTGAGTTCGAAAGGACAAGAAATTAAGTGTGTAGTCTGGGATCTTGACCATACGATATGGGATGGCGTTTTGTTGGAGTCGGAAAATGTAAGTTTGAAAGAAGGGATTGTGGAGATTCTAGAATTGCTCGACTCCCGAGGAATTCTGCAATCCATTGCCAGCAAAAACAACTATAATGACGCGATGTGCAAGTTGCGTGAATTTGGCATCGACCACTATTTTCTCTACCCACAGATTCATTGGAACGTGAAGTCACAGTCGATTGCAGCGATTCGTGAGAAGCTGAACATCGGTATCGACACGTTCGTTTTTGTAGACGATCAAAGCTTTGAGCGTGATGAGGTGGCAAGCGTGTACTCGGAGGTGTTCTGTATGGACGCTCTGGAGTATGAGGAACTGCCTGCTCATCCACGACTGAATCCGAAGTTCATCACGGAAGATTCGAAACGCCGTCGCCTCATGTATCTCGAAGACATGCAGCGCAACCATGAGGAAGAGGAGTACCAAGGACCAAAAGAGTCGTTCTTGGCTTCCCTGCAGATGTCGTTCATCATCTCGGATTGCGAAGAGGAAGACCTGAAACGTGCTGAGGAGTTGACCCAGCGCACCAACCAGCTGAATTCAACAGGGAGGACGTTCGACTATGACGAACTGAATGCGTTCCGTCATTCGGATCAACATCGATTGCTGGTTTGTGAGTTGACGGACTGCTACGGTTCCTATGGGAAGATCGGTCTCGCACTGATTGAACTGACGGAAACGCACTGGCATCTCCAATTGATGCTGATGTCCTGCCGCGTGATGTCGCGAGGTGTGGGAACTATCTTGATGTCACACATTATGCAGCAAGCTAAGCAGGACGGCAAAAAACTGCTCGCTGACTTTAAGCAGACGGATCGAAACCGCATGATGTACGTGACCTACCGTTTCGCCAACTTCAAAGAAATTGAAAACGACAGGCAAGGCAACATTTTGTTTGAGAATGACTTGAGCACTATTCAGCCGTTCCCACCTTATATCGAAGTCAATGTCCGTGAAACAGAATACATCGGCTAA
- a CDS encoding 3-hydroxyacyl-CoA dehydrogenase family protein → MLQTFGVIGAGVMGTDIALDLAGYGYKVILKDLHEDLILRAKEKIRKEFRVYQLTQKHLKALTADELLSRIVFTTTYEGFEDVDYVIENVTEHWDTKKQVYNELRDVCREDVYYAVNTSCISITKVAALLPRPELVIGMHFMNPVPLKEMVEVIRGMHTSDETVAVAEKFLQSCRKTPVVVNDFPGFVTNRVLMLTINECIWAVQDGVSKPQDVDKIFRMGFGHKMGPLATGDLIGLDTILNSLYTLYEQFNDQKFRPAPLLVKMVDAGLLGRKTGKGFFEYTRKG, encoded by the coding sequence ATGCTTCAAACTTTTGGAGTTATCGGAGCAGGTGTCATGGGTACAGACATTGCACTTGATCTCGCAGGTTATGGGTATAAAGTAATCTTGAAGGATCTTCATGAAGATCTAATTCTTCGGGCGAAGGAAAAGATTCGAAAAGAATTTCGAGTGTATCAGCTGACCCAAAAGCACTTGAAGGCCCTGACCGCGGACGAGTTGTTGTCTCGCATTGTTTTCACGACCACTTACGAAGGATTTGAAGATGTCGATTATGTCATAGAAAATGTGACGGAACATTGGGACACGAAGAAGCAAGTGTATAACGAATTGCGTGATGTATGCCGTGAGGATGTCTATTACGCGGTCAATACGTCCTGTATTTCGATCACGAAAGTGGCAGCACTGTTGCCACGCCCAGAACTTGTCATCGGGATGCATTTTATGAATCCAGTGCCATTGAAAGAAATGGTTGAGGTCATCCGCGGTATGCACACTTCCGATGAAACGGTGGCGGTAGCTGAGAAGTTTTTGCAATCTTGTAGAAAAACACCTGTCGTTGTAAATGATTTCCCAGGCTTTGTGACCAATCGTGTTCTAATGCTGACAATCAATGAGTGCATCTGGGCGGTTCAAGACGGAGTATCGAAGCCACAAGACGTTGATAAGATCTTCCGTATGGGATTTGGGCATAAGATGGGACCATTGGCGACTGGTGACCTGATTGGCCTAGACACGATTCTGAACTCACTGTACACCCTATATGAACAGTTCAATGATCAGAAATTCCGCCCGGCTCCACTGCTGGTCAAGATGGTGGACGCAGGTTTGTTGGGTCGTAAGACGGGTAAGGGATTCTTTGAATATACACGGAAGGGGTAA
- a CDS encoding GNAT family N-acetyltransferase gives MKNYAIKRATLEEKETLSNLLQFYIYDFSEFMDLQIEDNGKFGEYPLNEYWTDCSRFPYLISLNEKIAGFVLVKLINRDEDDSYFSIAEFFIMKSFRRTGLGKQVAKDIFNMHKGPWEVYQIDSNVPAQHFWKKTIEEYTGGKFTERIEIGRKTQVFVS, from the coding sequence TTGAAGAACTATGCAATTAAGAGAGCGACCTTGGAAGAAAAGGAAACACTCAGCAACCTTTTGCAATTCTATATTTACGATTTCTCTGAGTTTATGGATCTACAGATTGAAGATAACGGGAAATTTGGTGAATATCCGTTAAACGAATACTGGACAGATTGCTCTAGGTTTCCCTATTTAATATCGCTAAATGAAAAAATTGCTGGTTTCGTCTTGGTCAAATTAATAAATAGAGATGAAGATGACTCATACTTTTCGATTGCTGAGTTTTTTATTATGAAAAGTTTTCGAAGAACAGGTTTAGGTAAACAAGTTGCTAAAGATATATTTAATATGCATAAGGGACCATGGGAAGTATACCAAATAGATAGTAACGTGCCCGCACAACATTTTTGGAAAAAAACAATTGAGGAATACACTGGAGGCAAATTTACTGAGCGAATAGAAATTGGAAGAAAGACACAAGTGTTTGTTAGTTAA
- a CDS encoding IS110 family transposase, which translates to MNPVVGLDVSKGESQVQVFLDKGQPYGKSFSILHTREGLVTFLHFLKNVESITGQQPPVVLESTGHYQTPITQCLEEQDYLYIVINPLISYQAKKSNLRKVKTDAIDAYHLCELYYKEELQPYKKRGLQLLNLRNLTRQHDSLTDLCVQAKLQFHASLDQVFPEFRTVFGNLFSKVSLHILLEFPTSEEVLKARESELTKRIEAICISRSNAWAQEKAKKIMDAASRNPFQKAVYESHLISLEMYIRMILQYQEHLSNLEHRIDALASEIEEYKIIQSIPGIGEKIAATIISEIGEIERFNHPKKLVAFAGIDPSVHSSGKFTATINRITKRGSSRLRHALYMAVLCGIRSSRNKKLKEFYDRKHAEGKPLKVTIIACVNKLIHWIYTLLKRKETFLDMA; encoded by the coding sequence ATGAATCCAGTCGTTGGTCTGGATGTATCTAAAGGGGAAAGCCAAGTTCAAGTATTTTTAGACAAGGGTCAGCCCTATGGAAAAAGCTTTAGCATTTTGCATACTCGTGAGGGACTCGTTACTTTTCTTCACTTTCTCAAGAATGTAGAAAGTATAACTGGTCAACAACCTCCGGTTGTTCTGGAGTCAACTGGACACTACCAGACTCCGATTACTCAGTGCCTAGAAGAACAAGATTACTTGTATATTGTGATAAACCCACTCATCTCATATCAAGCAAAAAAATCAAACTTACGCAAGGTCAAAACGGATGCGATTGACGCTTATCATTTATGTGAGCTGTATTACAAGGAAGAACTACAGCCTTATAAGAAGAGAGGGTTACAGCTGTTAAACCTCCGTAATCTAACAAGACAGCATGACTCTCTAACTGATCTTTGCGTGCAAGCAAAATTACAGTTCCATGCCAGTTTAGACCAAGTATTCCCTGAGTTTAGAACTGTATTTGGAAACTTGTTTTCGAAGGTATCTTTGCACATTTTACTGGAGTTCCCTACCTCGGAAGAGGTCTTAAAGGCTAGGGAATCTGAATTGACGAAACGAATCGAAGCTATATGTATCAGCCGTTCCAACGCTTGGGCCCAAGAAAAGGCGAAAAAAATAATGGACGCAGCAAGCCGCAATCCATTTCAAAAAGCAGTGTACGAAAGTCATTTGATTAGTCTTGAGATGTATATTCGTATGATTCTTCAATATCAAGAGCATCTGTCCAATTTGGAGCACCGAATTGATGCTCTCGCATCAGAAATTGAAGAATATAAGATTATCCAATCCATCCCTGGTATCGGAGAAAAAATCGCGGCAACGATTATCTCTGAAATTGGTGAGATAGAGCGGTTTAATCACCCTAAAAAACTTGTTGCCTTTGCCGGAATCGATCCTAGTGTGCATTCTTCTGGTAAGTTTACTGCAACCATTAATCGAATCACGAAAAGAGGTTCCAGCAGGTTGCGACATGCCTTATATATGGCTGTCCTATGTGGCATCAGAAGTTCGCGCAATAAGAAGCTAAAAGAGTTTTATGACAGAAAACACGCTGAAGGAAAGCCGTTAAAAGTCACCATCATTGCTTGTGTAAACAAACTGATTCACTGGATTTACACCCTGTTAAAGCGTAAAGAGACTTTCCTTGATATGGCCTAA
- the mcrC gene encoding 5-methylcytosine-specific restriction endonuclease system specificity protein McrC: MTKDKRILIKNIYYMLSYAFQVLKQSNYDELSSEEFENIQDLFAAILAKGIAQQLKQGLYREYITECDNLSVMRGKLDIRGTIHNILQRKQKLFCEYDELSENNLFNQILKTTAIILLRQSTVSTERRTVLKKVLLFFDSVDTIELSHIKWSMLRYQRSNQNYKMLLNICYFVLEGLLLTTDKGKFKMATFLDEQHMSRLYEKFVLEYYRYHHPNLRAAASQVAWNLEEGVIDFLPIMKTDITLRYDDKILIIDTKYYVRTMQVQSQYDSRTLYSNNLYQIFTYVKNMDMENTGNVAGMLLYAKTEETITPDCDFKMSGNKISVKTLDLNIDFKNIAAQLNRIAESLLATSTSA; this comes from the coding sequence ATGACTAAAGATAAAAGAATCCTCATCAAGAATATTTATTACATGCTTTCCTACGCTTTTCAAGTATTGAAACAATCAAACTACGATGAACTATCATCTGAAGAGTTTGAGAATATTCAAGACCTGTTCGCAGCCATCCTTGCCAAAGGCATCGCTCAGCAGCTGAAGCAGGGCTTGTACAGAGAATATATTACTGAATGCGATAACCTTTCAGTGATGCGCGGGAAGCTGGATATCCGCGGGACAATCCATAACATACTGCAGCGTAAACAAAAGCTCTTCTGTGAATACGATGAGCTGTCGGAAAATAATCTGTTCAATCAGATTCTTAAGACGACAGCCATCATCCTTTTACGGCAATCCACCGTAAGTACCGAACGCAGGACAGTATTGAAAAAAGTGTTGTTATTCTTTGACAGTGTGGATACGATCGAACTGTCACACATCAAATGGAGTATGCTTCGGTATCAGCGAAGCAATCAGAACTATAAGATGTTGCTCAATATTTGCTATTTTGTTCTAGAAGGTCTATTGCTAACTACAGACAAAGGCAAGTTCAAAATGGCTACATTTTTGGATGAGCAGCATATGTCCAGACTGTATGAGAAGTTTGTATTGGAGTATTACCGCTATCATCATCCAAATCTGCGGGCAGCAGCCTCCCAGGTAGCGTGGAATCTAGAGGAAGGCGTGATTGATTTTCTACCGATTATGAAGACTGATATTACACTGCGGTATGACGATAAAATCCTTATCATCGATACAAAGTATTATGTGCGTACCATGCAGGTTCAGTCCCAGTATGATAGCCGAACACTTTATTCCAATAACCTATATCAGATTTTTACGTACGTTAAAAATATGGATATGGAGAATACCGGTAATGTAGCGGGTATGTTGCTCTATGCTAAAACGGAAGAAACAATTACACCAGACTGTGATTTTAAGATGAGTGGAAACAAAATCAGTGTAAAAACACTTGATTTGAATATTGATTTTAAAAACATTGCTGCACAATTGAATAGAATAGCAGAATCGTTACTAGCAACTTCTACTTCGGCATAG
- a CDS encoding AAA family ATPase, protein MIDLEKLKAVLVNYKRDFVSQQWKNELYKWEAVKHFQDHWDITAPNFAEMFTKATDKTSNLLASMNNFPRGMIQGFASADSEATRTMFINLFDETRNFAERVEKFQSDAEALRAKYDDGTWKQHYQNSNSISTYLWLRYPDKYYIYKYSECRAVAKNLGSNFVPKKGASSVNLVGGFNLYNEICEQLTADIELVQLLQTMLTASCYPDKELKTFTIDVGFYISRFYSKKSSEDIAEWFPNDYNPNITTDTWLSLLADKTVFTTNSLQIMKRINDYGGMATCTQLSTKYGETTNFYNMGSSSLAKRVADITGCPVMTIDSDNLRWWPILYVGRLSDKSSSSSYIWKLRDELSEALERFDLSDIPLYADETPAIWKISHGPDVISDAEAKIFEKNHVIVVHKDTKAKATSKMSQGESFMLSMKKGDYFYLSYGNSIRLLGQIATDEVALNPEKEDGWYQREYTIVAKSKDYSPYRNTQKWWTPNDNSTCIMIGESDKPLFEKLILKPYFDLTLDSLLSNSTNINGYWWLNANPKIWSFSEIGIGETQSYTLYNDNGNKRRIFQNFLDAKAGELIIGYESYPVKQVVAIAKVTRESDGENLYFEKVEGLATPIDYATLKNSPELERMEYFTNPQGSLFKLTKGEYEYILDIIREENPVTQKETVEAYSKEKFLEEVYMTNERFDTLVSLLKNKQNLILQGAPGVGKTFAARRLAYAVMKDKDDSRIEFIQFHQNYSYEDFIMGYKPQGEGFELKNGVFYRFCQKAANTPNKLFFFIIDEINRGNMSKIFGELLMLIEKDYRGTKATLAYNGMPFTVPNNLYIIGMMNTADRSLAMIDYALRRRFSFFEIEPGFNSDGFRAYQVAFDNDTFNTLIEQIKALNKEIATDGSLGKGFCIGHSYFCGQEECTDEWMMEVVEYDIIPMLSEYWFDEPTKLQRWEKILRGVIDD, encoded by the coding sequence TTGATTGATTTGGAGAAGTTGAAAGCTGTCCTCGTAAATTATAAAAGGGATTTTGTATCCCAGCAGTGGAAAAACGAACTCTATAAATGGGAAGCTGTGAAGCACTTCCAAGACCATTGGGACATAACCGCTCCTAATTTTGCTGAAATGTTTACTAAGGCAACAGATAAAACCTCTAATCTGCTTGCCTCCATGAACAACTTTCCAAGAGGCATGATTCAGGGCTTTGCGTCAGCAGATTCCGAGGCAACCAGGACCATGTTTATCAATCTGTTTGATGAAACTAGGAATTTTGCAGAACGAGTGGAAAAATTTCAATCCGATGCGGAAGCGTTGCGTGCAAAATATGATGATGGTACTTGGAAGCAACACTATCAGAATTCAAATTCCATCAGCACTTACCTATGGCTCCGTTATCCGGACAAATACTATATTTACAAATACTCGGAGTGCCGTGCCGTGGCAAAGAATCTGGGAAGTAATTTCGTGCCGAAAAAAGGCGCTTCTTCTGTTAATCTGGTGGGTGGATTTAATCTTTACAATGAAATCTGCGAGCAACTGACTGCGGATATAGAATTGGTTCAATTGCTGCAGACTATGCTAACAGCCAGCTGCTACCCGGATAAGGAACTGAAAACATTTACAATTGATGTGGGATTCTATATCAGCCGGTTCTATTCTAAGAAGTCCTCGGAGGATATCGCCGAGTGGTTCCCAAATGATTATAACCCCAATATTACGACAGATACTTGGCTTTCCCTTCTTGCGGATAAAACTGTATTCACAACGAATAGTCTTCAAATCATGAAACGGATCAATGACTATGGTGGGATGGCTACTTGCACACAGCTTTCTACCAAGTATGGCGAGACGACGAATTTCTATAACATGGGGTCATCCTCTCTCGCAAAAAGAGTTGCTGATATTACTGGATGTCCTGTTATGACAATAGATTCAGATAACTTAAGATGGTGGCCAATTCTATATGTTGGAAGACTTTCAGATAAAAGCTCAAGCAGCAGCTATATCTGGAAATTGCGAGATGAATTGAGTGAAGCACTGGAGAGATTTGACTTATCGGATATTCCGCTGTATGCCGATGAAACACCCGCCATCTGGAAAATTAGTCACGGCCCGGATGTCATCTCAGATGCTGAGGCAAAGATTTTTGAAAAGAACCATGTTATTGTAGTCCATAAAGATACAAAAGCAAAAGCAACTTCCAAAATGAGCCAAGGCGAGAGCTTTATGCTTTCAATGAAAAAAGGCGATTATTTCTACCTTAGTTATGGAAACAGCATCCGGCTTCTCGGACAGATTGCAACAGATGAAGTTGCGCTGAATCCTGAAAAGGAAGATGGATGGTATCAGCGGGAGTATACGATCGTTGCAAAATCAAAAGATTACTCGCCCTATAGGAATACACAAAAATGGTGGACACCGAATGATAACTCCACCTGCATCATGATTGGTGAGTCGGATAAGCCTTTATTTGAAAAACTGATTTTGAAGCCGTATTTTGATTTAACATTGGATTCGTTGCTAAGCAATAGCACTAATATAAACGGGTACTGGTGGTTGAACGCTAATCCGAAAATCTGGAGCTTTTCCGAGATTGGGATTGGCGAAACACAGAGTTATACTCTCTATAACGATAATGGCAACAAACGCCGTATCTTTCAAAACTTTTTGGATGCAAAGGCTGGCGAACTTATTATTGGATATGAATCTTACCCGGTAAAACAAGTTGTGGCGATTGCAAAGGTAACAAGGGAAAGTGATGGCGAAAATCTCTATTTCGAAAAAGTTGAGGGACTGGCAACACCTATTGATTATGCAACACTAAAGAACAGTCCGGAACTGGAACGTATGGAGTACTTCACTAATCCGCAAGGCAGTCTTTTTAAGCTGACCAAGGGTGAATATGAATATATCCTGGATATAATCCGTGAGGAAAATCCGGTCACTCAGAAAGAAACTGTCGAAGCCTACTCAAAAGAAAAATTTTTGGAAGAAGTCTATATGACCAACGAACGTTTTGATACGCTTGTCTCTTTGCTGAAGAATAAACAGAATTTGATTTTACAAGGTGCTCCAGGTGTTGGCAAGACCTTTGCAGCAAGACGGCTGGCCTATGCAGTGATGAAAGATAAAGATGACAGCCGCATCGAATTTATCCAGTTTCATCAGAACTATTCCTATGAGGATTTCATAATGGGATATAAACCTCAGGGCGAAGGATTTGAATTGAAAAACGGCGTTTTTTATCGTTTCTGCCAGAAGGCTGCAAATACGCCTAACAAACTATTTTTCTTTATCATTGATGAAATTAATCGCGGCAATATGAGTAAAATCTTCGGCGAGCTGCTCATGCTAATTGAAAAAGATTACCGTGGCACAAAGGCAACGCTGGCCTATAACGGGATGCCTTTTACTGTGCCAAATAACTTATACATCATCGGCATGATGAACACTGCTGACCGCAGCCTCGCCATGATTGATTATGCACTGCGTCGCCGCTTCAGTTTCTTTGAAATTGAACCGGGATTCAATTCGGACGGCTTCAGAGCATATCAGGTGGCTTTCGACAATGATACGTTCAATACTTTGATTGAGCAAATTAAAGCACTGAATAAAGAAATTGCTACTGACGGTTCTCTGGGAAAGGGCTTCTGCATTGGCCACAGCTATTTCTGTGGACAGGAAGAATGTACCGATGAATGGATGATGGAAGTTGTTGAATATGATATTATTCCGATGCTGAGTGAGTATTGGTTCGATGAACCAACCAAACTGCAGCGCTGGGAAAAGATTCTGCGTGGTGTGATTGATGACTAA